In Cyanobacterium sp. T60_A2020_053, the following proteins share a genomic window:
- a CDS encoding glyoxalase encodes MNSPIIFHLAIPMVNAEATKKFYGDQLGAKIGRSNAHAIIFDFYGSQLVAHSTPEKILPPKSIYPRHFGLIFTAEGAWFELVGRCETHKIEFYQPPRLRFAGEITEHRTVFLQDPAYNILEFKYYRHYEAIFGASDNVDIGDR; translated from the coding sequence ATGAATTCCCCAATAATTTTCCATTTAGCAATTCCCATGGTAAATGCTGAAGCTACTAAAAAATTTTATGGAGATCAATTAGGTGCTAAAATCGGCAGAAGTAATGCCCATGCCATCATTTTTGATTTTTATGGTAGTCAATTAGTAGCGCACTCCACCCCAGAAAAGATATTGCCACCAAAAAGCATATATCCCCGTCATTTTGGTTTAATTTTTACGGCGGAGGGCGCTTGGTTTGAGTTAGTCGGGCGCTGTGAAACCCATAAAATAGAATTTTATCAACCGCCACGATTGAGATTTGCAGGGGAAATTACTGAACATCGCACGGTTTTTCTACAAGACCCGGCTTATAATATTCTTGAATTCAAATATTATCGTCATTATGAAGCGATTTTTGGCGCTAGTGATAATGTTGATATTGGCGATCGGTAA